A portion of the Motilibacter rhizosphaerae genome contains these proteins:
- a CDS encoding NADH-quinone oxidoreductase subunit D, with translation MSTTIDEPQEGRVFTVNGGDWDELTDEIGRDSSSDIGNERIVVNMGPQHPSTHGVLRLILEMEGETVTETRLGIGYLHTGIEKNCEYRSWTQGVTFVTRMDYLAPLFNEAAYVLGVERLLGIEDQVPERAEVIRVMMMELNRVSSHLVAIATGGMELGALTVMTIGFRERELILKVFETITGLRMNHAYFRPGGLAQDLPPGAEELVRDTVALVRSRLHEYADLCNESWVFKQRTVGVGYLDLTGCMALGITGPILRSTGLPHDLRRAQPYCGYETYDFDVITRDSCDAYGRFRVRLDEIEQSLHIVEQCLGRLKPGPVMVEDKKIAWPSQLALSGDGLGNSLDHIRHIMGESMEALIHHFKLVTEGFRVPPGQVYTAVESPRGELGCHLVSDGGTKPFRVHYRDPSFQNLQAAPAMCEGAQVADVIAAVASIDPVMGGVDR, from the coding sequence ATGAGCACGACGATCGACGAGCCCCAGGAGGGGCGGGTCTTCACCGTCAACGGCGGGGACTGGGACGAGCTGACAGACGAGATCGGCCGGGACAGCAGCAGCGACATCGGCAACGAGCGCATCGTCGTCAACATGGGGCCGCAGCACCCCTCGACGCACGGCGTGCTCCGGCTGATCCTCGAGATGGAGGGGGAGACCGTCACCGAGACCCGTCTCGGCATCGGCTACCTCCACACCGGCATCGAGAAGAACTGCGAGTACCGCAGCTGGACCCAGGGCGTCACGTTCGTGACGCGCATGGACTACCTCGCGCCGCTGTTCAACGAGGCTGCCTACGTCCTCGGCGTCGAGCGGCTGCTCGGCATCGAGGACCAGGTCCCGGAGCGCGCCGAGGTCATCCGCGTGATGATGATGGAGCTCAACCGCGTCTCCTCCCACCTCGTCGCGATCGCGACCGGCGGCATGGAGCTCGGCGCGCTGACCGTCATGACGATCGGCTTCCGCGAGCGCGAGCTCATCCTCAAGGTCTTCGAGACCATCACCGGGCTGCGCATGAACCACGCGTACTTCCGGCCGGGCGGCCTCGCGCAGGACCTCCCGCCGGGCGCCGAGGAGCTCGTCCGCGACACCGTCGCGCTGGTCCGCAGCCGCCTGCACGAGTACGCCGACCTCTGCAACGAGAGCTGGGTGTTCAAGCAGCGCACGGTCGGCGTCGGCTACCTCGACCTCACCGGCTGCATGGCGCTCGGCATCACCGGCCCCATCCTCCGCTCGACCGGGCTGCCGCACGACCTGCGCCGGGCGCAGCCGTACTGCGGCTACGAGACCTACGACTTCGACGTCATCACCCGCGACAGCTGCGACGCGTACGGCCGGTTCCGCGTGCGCCTCGACGAGATCGAGCAGTCGCTGCACATCGTCGAGCAGTGCCTGGGCCGGCTGAAGCCGGGCCCGGTCATGGTGGAGGACAAGAAGATCGCCTGGCCCTCGCAGCTGGCGCTCTCCGGAGACGGGCTCGGCAACTCCCTGGACCACATCCGCCACATCATGGGCGAGTCGATGGAGGCCCTGATCCACCACTTCAAGCTGGTGACCGAGGGCTTCCGGGTCCCGCCGGGCCAGGTCTACACCGCGGTCGAGTCGCCGCGCGGGGAGCTCGGCTGCCACCTCGTCTCCGACGGCGGCACGAAGCCCTTCCGGGTGCACTACCGCGACCCGTCGTTCCAGAACCTGCAGGCGGCGCCGGCGATGTGCGAGGGCGCGCAGGTCGCCGACG
- a CDS encoding DUF3105 domain-containing protein, whose product MSTSSTGTGRSAEQRRKRAAELREQQLREERRRRTTAIAAIVVGVLVVVGGVGGLIAYQKSGGSSAGGQVVPTTPTGAVTKEPAPTQVKDDSGIQGVLAWNTGTYPGTGSDVGAIGHDHVAGPVQYAVVPPVGGPHNGTWMNAGVYTKPIPSERAVHNLEHGAVWITYRPGLAASEVSALRTLVHKQSLLPESAASLQSTTSSSNRFVDLSPWKDASLPSPIVISSWGHQLRVDSASDPRLQKFIDTFRVSKKYTPEYGPAVDGVPVSIGGRPAADGGSQPNPN is encoded by the coding sequence GTGTCCACCTCCAGCACCGGCACCGGCCGGTCCGCCGAGCAGCGCCGCAAGCGCGCTGCCGAGCTCCGCGAGCAGCAGCTGCGCGAGGAGCGCCGTCGTCGCACCACCGCCATCGCCGCCATCGTGGTCGGGGTCCTCGTCGTCGTCGGCGGCGTCGGGGGGCTGATCGCGTACCAGAAGAGCGGCGGCTCGTCGGCCGGCGGGCAGGTCGTCCCGACGACGCCGACGGGCGCCGTGACGAAGGAGCCGGCGCCGACCCAGGTCAAGGACGACTCCGGGATCCAGGGCGTCCTCGCCTGGAACACCGGGACGTACCCGGGCACCGGCAGCGACGTCGGCGCGATCGGCCACGACCACGTCGCCGGCCCGGTGCAGTACGCCGTGGTGCCTCCCGTCGGTGGCCCGCACAACGGGACGTGGATGAACGCCGGCGTCTACACCAAGCCGATCCCGAGCGAGCGGGCCGTGCACAACCTCGAGCACGGCGCGGTCTGGATCACCTACCGCCCGGGGCTGGCCGCCTCGGAGGTGTCGGCGCTGCGCACGCTGGTGCACAAGCAGTCGCTGCTCCCCGAGTCGGCCGCGTCCCTGCAGAGCACGACGAGCAGCTCCAACCGCTTCGTCGACCTCAGCCCGTGGAAGGACGCGAGCCTCCCGAGCCCGATCGTCATCAGCTCCTGGGGCCACCAGCTGCGCGTGGACTCGGCCAGCGACCCGCGGCTGCAGAAGTTCATCGACACGTTCCGCGTGAGCAAGAAGTACACGCCGGAGTACGGCCCCGCCGTCGACGGCGTCCCGGTCTCGATCGGCGGGCGGCCCGCGGCCGACGGCGGTTCGCAGCCGAACCCGAACTAG
- a CDS encoding NADH-quinone oxidoreductase subunit A, translating to MNWVPIAWLGAISFGFGVFSLVSGVLSGPARYNRAKAEAYECGIEPTPQPVGGGRFPVKYFLTAMLFILFDIEIIFLYPWAVTFDSLGIFGLVEMVLFIATVFVAYAYVWRRGGLEWD from the coding sequence ATGAACTGGGTGCCCATCGCCTGGCTCGGGGCGATCTCCTTCGGCTTCGGCGTGTTCTCGCTCGTCTCGGGCGTGCTCTCCGGTCCCGCGCGCTACAACCGCGCGAAGGCGGAGGCCTACGAGTGCGGCATCGAGCCGACGCCGCAGCCCGTGGGCGGCGGCCGCTTCCCGGTGAAGTACTTCCTCACCGCGATGCTCTTCATCCTCTTCGACATCGAGATCATCTTCCTGTACCCCTGGGCCGTGACCTTCGACAGCCTCGGGATCTTCGGGCTCGTGGAGATGGTCCTGTTCATCGCCACGGTCTTCGTCGCCTACGCCTACGTGTGGCGGCGCGGCGGCCTCGAGTGGGACTAG
- a CDS encoding discoidin domain-containing protein → MGAAPPVARHRRPWSGRGRTSRSRRTALALALLLLAPLLSVVSTGGSAHAADALLSQGKTATASSTENAGSAAANAVDGNTGTRWSSAFSDPQWLQVDLGATATVTSVTLQWEAAYAKAFQIQTSTDAATWTTVYSTTTSTGGTQTLNVTGTGRYIRMYGTARATTYGYSLWEFQVYGTTGTTGGGTCGTTNAAQGKTATASSTENAGTPASAAVDGNPGTRWSSAATDPQWIQIDLGTPQTLCQVVLQWEAAYAKAFQLQTSTDAATWTTNYSTTTGTGGTQTLTVTGTGRYLRIYGTTRATQYGYSLWEVQAYTTGSGGSSGSGDVELSYGKPASASSTQDDGNCSQCTPAKAVDQNAATRWATSAWSDPGWISVDLGATATIHSVVLQWDAAYATAYQVQVSNDGTTWTTIYATTTGKGFKETLTGLNGTGRYVRMFGTARGTAYGYSLWEFQVYGTGGSPTAPPAPAPNVALPATRLVFDDEFNGTAGTTPDPAKWTPETGTGPNGELEYYTNNKNATMDGTGDLVIEARKEVTAGSSCPRDTLSGSTTCQYTSGRINSLGKFSFTYGHAEARIKVSGTQGLWPAFWLLGANFPQVGWPASGEIDIMEHVGKVPGSVYSTLHAPAYNGGGGYGQPYSINGDFASAFHTYAVDWDATHMTFSVDGNAFFTADKAQIESTRGPWVYDHPFFIILNNAVGGDWPGSPDASTQLPQKMLVDYVRVYQ, encoded by the coding sequence ATGGGCGCTGCTCCCCCCGTCGCGCGGCACCGCCGCCCCTGGTCCGGCCGCGGCCGTACCTCGAGGTCGAGGAGGACCGCGCTCGCGCTCGCCCTCCTCCTGCTCGCCCCGCTCCTCTCGGTCGTCTCGACCGGCGGGAGTGCCCACGCGGCTGATGCGCTGCTGTCGCAGGGCAAGACGGCGACCGCCTCCTCGACGGAGAACGCCGGCTCCGCCGCCGCGAACGCCGTCGACGGCAACACCGGCACCCGCTGGTCCAGCGCGTTCTCCGACCCCCAGTGGCTCCAGGTCGACCTCGGCGCCACCGCCACCGTCACCTCGGTCACCCTGCAGTGGGAAGCCGCCTACGCCAAGGCCTTCCAGATCCAGACCAGCACCGACGCCGCCACCTGGACCACCGTCTACAGCACCACCACCAGCACCGGCGGCACCCAGACCCTCAACGTCACAGGTACCGGGCGCTACATCCGCATGTACGGCACCGCCCGCGCCACCACCTACGGCTACAGCCTGTGGGAGTTCCAGGTCTACGGCACCACCGGCACCACCGGCGGCGGCACGTGCGGCACCACCAACGCCGCCCAGGGCAAGACCGCCACCGCCTCTAGCACCGAGAACGCCGGCACCCCCGCCAGCGCCGCCGTCGACGGCAACCCCGGCACCCGCTGGTCCAGCGCCGCCACCGACCCCCAGTGGATCCAGATCGACCTCGGCACTCCCCAGACCCTCTGCCAGGTCGTCCTGCAGTGGGAAGCCGCCTACGCCAAGGCCTTCCAGCTCCAGACCTCCACCGACGCCGCCACCTGGACCACCAACTACTCGACCACCACCGGCACCGGCGGCACCCAGACCCTCACCGTCACCGGCACCGGGCGCTACCTCCGCATCTACGGCACCACCCGCGCCACCCAGTACGGCTACAGCCTCTGGGAGGTCCAGGCCTACACCACCGGCAGCGGCGGCAGCAGCGGCAGCGGGGACGTCGAGCTCTCCTACGGCAAGCCCGCCTCCGCCTCCTCGACCCAGGACGACGGCAACTGCTCGCAGTGCACGCCGGCGAAGGCCGTGGACCAGAACGCCGCCACGCGCTGGGCCACCTCGGCCTGGAGCGACCCGGGCTGGATCTCCGTCGACCTCGGTGCGACCGCGACCATCCACTCCGTCGTCCTGCAGTGGGACGCGGCCTACGCCACCGCGTACCAGGTCCAGGTGTCGAACGACGGCACCACGTGGACGACGATCTACGCGACCACCACCGGCAAGGGCTTCAAGGAGACCCTCACAGGGCTCAACGGCACCGGTCGCTACGTGAGGATGTTCGGCACAGCAAGGGGAACGGCGTACGGCTACAGCCTCTGGGAGTTCCAGGTCTACGGGACGGGCGGCAGCCCGACCGCACCTCCCGCCCCGGCGCCGAACGTCGCGCTCCCCGCGACCAGGCTCGTCTTCGACGACGAGTTCAACGGCACCGCCGGCACGACGCCCGACCCCGCGAAGTGGACCCCCGAGACCGGTACGGGCCCCAACGGCGAGCTCGAGTACTACACGAACAACAAGAACGCCACGATGGACGGCACGGGCGACCTCGTCATCGAGGCCCGCAAGGAGGTCACGGCCGGCTCGAGCTGCCCCCGCGACACGCTGTCCGGCAGCACGACCTGCCAGTACACCTCGGGCCGCATCAACAGCCTCGGGAAGTTCTCGTTCACCTACGGCCACGCCGAAGCGCGCATCAAGGTCTCCGGCACCCAGGGGCTGTGGCCCGCGTTCTGGCTGCTGGGCGCCAACTTCCCGCAGGTCGGCTGGCCGGCGAGCGGCGAGATCGACATCATGGAGCACGTCGGCAAGGTGCCGGGCTCGGTCTACTCGACGCTGCACGCCCCGGCGTACAACGGCGGTGGCGGCTACGGCCAGCCGTACTCCATCAACGGCGACTTCGCCTCGGCCTTCCACACGTACGCGGTGGACTGGGACGCCACGCACATGACGTTCTCCGTCGACGGCAATGCCTTCTTCACCGCGGACAAGGCGCAGATCGAGTCGACGCGCGGGCCGTGGGTCTACGACCACCCGTTCTTCATCATCCTCAACAACGCGGTCGGCGGTGACTGGCCCGGATCACCGGACGCGAGCACGCAGCTGCCGCAAAAGATGCTCGTGGACTACGTCCGCGTCTACCAGTAG
- a CDS encoding NADH-quinone oxidoreductase subunit C, translating into MSDVREPGAALTANDAGQQLEAQPSPEASGVPNEVFQVRRGMFGGRGGGDTTGYGGLVRRVQLPGAAQRPYGGYFDDVADELERAYPQFAEAIERVVVDRGELTFVVKRTHLREVMQTLRDDPALRFEFSAGVAGVHYPDDAGRELHAVWPLLSITHNRRVRVETTAPDADPHVPSVVGIYPGDDWPEREAWDMFGLVFDGHPALTRILMPDDWPGHPQRKDYPLGGIPVEYHGAQIPPPDERRSYT; encoded by the coding sequence ATGAGCGACGTGCGCGAGCCCGGCGCGGCGCTCACCGCGAACGACGCCGGGCAGCAGCTCGAGGCGCAGCCCTCGCCCGAGGCGAGCGGCGTGCCCAACGAGGTCTTCCAAGTGCGGCGCGGCATGTTCGGCGGCCGCGGCGGCGGTGACACGACCGGCTACGGCGGTCTCGTCCGGCGCGTGCAGCTCCCCGGGGCGGCGCAGCGCCCGTACGGCGGCTACTTCGACGACGTGGCGGACGAGCTGGAGCGGGCGTACCCCCAGTTCGCCGAGGCGATCGAGCGGGTCGTCGTCGACCGCGGCGAGCTCACCTTCGTCGTCAAGCGCACGCACCTGCGCGAGGTCATGCAGACCCTGCGCGACGACCCCGCGCTGCGCTTCGAGTTCTCCGCCGGCGTCGCCGGCGTGCACTACCCCGATGACGCCGGGCGCGAGCTGCACGCCGTGTGGCCGCTGCTGTCGATCACCCACAACCGGCGCGTACGCGTCGAGACGACCGCCCCCGACGCGGACCCGCACGTCCCGAGCGTCGTCGGGATCTATCCCGGCGACGACTGGCCCGAGCGCGAGGCGTGGGACATGTTCGGCCTCGTCTTCGACGGGCACCCCGCGCTGACGCGGATCCTCATGCCGGACGACTGGCCCGGCCACCCGCAGCGCAAGGACTACCCGCTCGGCGGGATCCCCGTCGAGTACCACGGCGCCCAGATCCCGCCGCCGGACGAGCGGAGGTCGTACACCTGA
- a CDS encoding geranylgeranyl reductase family protein, with protein MAEGTTEADVVVVGAGPGGSTTAAHLARAGLDVVLLEKSAFPREKVCGDGLTPRAVAQLVKLGIDTSPEAGWLRNKGLRILGGGHRLELRWPELAAYPDYGLVRRRDDFDEMLARHAQKAGARLSERTTVTGPVRDERTGAVVGVTAKGSEGEPLEVRAPVVIAADGNSSRLSLAVGRRVREDRPMAVAVRAYYTSRNDRDDWLESWLELREDGKLLPGYGWIFGMGDGTSNVGLGILNAAQGGGKVDSRDVLRRWLAALPPEYGFTEDSQVGPVRGAALPMGFNRTPHYADGLLLVGDAGGMVNPFNGEGIAYAMESGALAADVVAQALARPSGAQRERALAAYPQALKEQWGGYFTLGRMFVRLISDPRVMRVASERGLTHPLLMQFTLKLLANLTDPRGGDAIDRLINGLQKVVPRA; from the coding sequence GTGGCGGAGGGCACGACCGAGGCGGACGTCGTCGTCGTCGGCGCCGGCCCTGGTGGCTCGACGACCGCCGCGCACCTCGCGCGTGCCGGCCTCGACGTCGTGCTGCTCGAGAAGAGCGCCTTCCCCCGCGAGAAGGTCTGCGGCGACGGGCTCACCCCGCGCGCGGTCGCCCAGCTGGTCAAGCTCGGCATCGACACCTCGCCCGAGGCGGGCTGGCTGCGCAACAAGGGCCTGCGGATCCTCGGCGGCGGCCACCGGCTCGAGCTGCGCTGGCCCGAGCTCGCGGCGTACCCCGACTACGGCCTCGTGCGCCGGCGCGACGACTTCGACGAGATGCTCGCCCGCCACGCGCAGAAGGCGGGCGCCCGGCTCTCCGAGCGCACCACTGTCACGGGTCCCGTCCGCGACGAGCGCACGGGCGCCGTCGTCGGCGTGACCGCCAAGGGCAGCGAGGGCGAGCCGCTCGAGGTGCGCGCCCCGGTCGTCATCGCGGCCGACGGGAACTCCTCGCGCCTCTCGCTCGCCGTCGGCCGCCGTGTGCGCGAGGACCGCCCGATGGCCGTGGCGGTGCGCGCCTACTACACGAGCCGCAACGACCGGGACGACTGGCTGGAGTCCTGGCTGGAGCTGCGCGAGGACGGCAAGCTCCTGCCCGGCTACGGCTGGATCTTCGGCATGGGCGACGGCACGAGCAACGTCGGGCTGGGCATCCTCAACGCCGCGCAGGGCGGGGGCAAGGTCGACAGCCGCGACGTGCTGCGCCGCTGGCTCGCCGCGCTCCCGCCGGAGTACGGCTTCACCGAGGACTCCCAGGTCGGTCCCGTGCGCGGCGCCGCCCTCCCCATGGGCTTCAACCGCACGCCGCACTACGCCGACGGCCTGCTGCTCGTCGGCGACGCGGGTGGCATGGTCAACCCGTTCAACGGCGAGGGCATCGCGTACGCCATGGAGTCCGGCGCTCTCGCCGCGGACGTCGTCGCCCAGGCGCTCGCGCGTCCCTCGGGCGCGCAGCGCGAGCGGGCGCTGGCGGCGTACCCGCAGGCGCTGAAGGAGCAGTGGGGCGGCTACTTCACGCTCGGGCGGATGTTCGTGCGGCTCATCAGCGACCCGCGCGTCATGCGGGTCGCGAGCGAGCGCGGCCTGACCCACCCGCTGCTCATGCAGTTCACCCTCAAGCTGCTCGCCAACCTCACGGACCCGCGCGGCGGGGACGCCATCGACCGGCTCATCAACGGGCTCCAGAAGGTGGTCCCCCGCGCGTGA
- a CDS encoding polysaccharide deacetylase family protein, protein MERPLVALTFDDGPSAYRPATLEALRGERAVATFFDVGVRVRANPHLVRFAAEEGHLVLNHTLTHPPLTELGAEAVRRELLDAEEAFAEAGVAPPFRAVRPPFLALDAAVSRIAAALGFSCIGGYGPPDYLPATTAAEIRDGVLAHLEPGAVVVLHDGAIDSSAGAETVAALPAVVRGIRAAGFELGGLDATGAVVPRAYRGTERPVPPVSGSVPFRPPLGG, encoded by the coding sequence GTGGAACGCCCCCTGGTCGCGCTGACCTTCGACGACGGCCCCTCCGCGTACCGGCCTGCCACGCTCGAGGCGCTGCGTGGCGAGCGGGCGGTGGCGACCTTCTTCGACGTGGGGGTGCGCGTGCGGGCGAACCCGCACCTCGTGCGCTTCGCCGCCGAGGAGGGCCACCTCGTGCTCAACCACACGCTGACGCACCCGCCGCTGACGGAGCTGGGCGCCGAGGCCGTACGCCGTGAGCTGCTCGACGCCGAGGAGGCCTTCGCCGAGGCAGGGGTCGCGCCGCCGTTCCGGGCCGTCCGCCCGCCCTTCCTCGCGCTCGATGCCGCCGTCTCGCGGATCGCTGCGGCGCTCGGGTTCTCCTGCATCGGCGGGTACGGGCCTCCCGACTACCTCCCTGCGACCACGGCGGCCGAGATCCGCGACGGCGTGCTCGCGCACCTCGAGCCGGGGGCCGTGGTCGTCCTGCACGACGGGGCGATCGACAGCAGCGCGGGCGCCGAGACGGTCGCCGCGCTGCCCGCGGTGGTGCGCGGCATCCGGGCCGCCGGCTTCGAGCTCGGCGGCCTCGACGCGACGGGTGCTGTCGTGCCCCGTGCGTACCGGGGGACGGAGCGCCCCGTCCCGCCCGTCAGCGGGTCCGTGCCCTTCCGGCCGCCCCTCGGCGGCTGA
- a CDS encoding DUF222 domain-containing protein, which translates to MRSSDGPERGDGLPVRPVPGVVALPGPGLPFAQALKQVAVGPMLLSLVQQLSRDEGLLRSWALAGEPAAGVAGSKEGRPEVVVLADARLALVQACARVEAVAAAVKAELVASAYSQISAATAETVPGAARGGGAEASARAEMALALRMTERGAAAMVDGALLLTSRHPGTRWLLAEGHLSPAHARVVVDEASVLADEFIPALEAAVLRRAPERTVSELRRDVRRAVAKLDSRGAAERHADAVQQRAVRVTPLPDGMAEIRALLTADEAQVVSSALDRIARDLPTADRGFAARAGSRADALVAVCSVLLDPTADGDFLPALARTAAPVAVQVQISAATLLGLTEDPAHLTGHGPIPADLGRLLASDGTWQLAITDPDGKLLDLHTLRYQPTAAQRAHVTALWLHCGHPTCSVPAARCDVDHTVPFNHEAPGTGDPDDPGGGHTTCRNLCPRCRLHHNLKTWWGWTTTPLPDGTIAHRTPLGRIYEARPEPQPCAA; encoded by the coding sequence ATGCGTTCGAGTGACGGTCCTGAGCGGGGTGACGGGTTGCCCGTCCGCCCCGTGCCCGGGGTCGTCGCGCTGCCTGGGCCGGGGCTGCCGTTCGCGCAGGCACTGAAGCAGGTCGCCGTAGGGCCGATGCTGCTGTCGCTGGTGCAGCAGCTGAGTCGTGACGAGGGGCTGCTGCGGTCGTGGGCGCTGGCGGGGGAACCGGCCGCCGGTGTGGCCGGGTCGAAGGAGGGTCGCCCGGAGGTCGTGGTCCTCGCCGACGCGCGGTTGGCGCTGGTGCAGGCGTGCGCGCGGGTGGAGGCTGTGGCGGCGGCGGTGAAGGCGGAGCTGGTCGCCTCGGCCTACTCGCAGATCAGCGCCGCCACTGCGGAGACAGTGCCGGGTGCGGCTCGGGGTGGTGGTGCGGAGGCGTCCGCGCGGGCGGAGATGGCGCTCGCGCTGCGGATGACCGAGCGCGGTGCCGCCGCGATGGTGGACGGTGCGCTGCTGCTGACGAGCCGTCATCCGGGTACGCGGTGGCTGCTCGCCGAGGGCCACCTGTCACCTGCCCACGCCCGCGTCGTGGTCGACGAGGCGTCCGTGCTGGCCGACGAGTTCATCCCGGCACTCGAGGCGGCGGTGCTGCGCCGCGCGCCGGAGCGGACGGTCAGCGAGCTGCGCCGCGACGTGCGCCGCGCGGTCGCGAAGCTCGACTCCCGCGGCGCGGCGGAACGGCACGCCGACGCCGTCCAGCAGCGCGCCGTCCGCGTCACCCCGCTGCCCGACGGGATGGCCGAGATCCGCGCCCTGCTCACCGCCGACGAAGCCCAGGTCGTGTCCAGCGCGCTCGACCGGATCGCCCGCGACCTGCCCACCGCCGACCGCGGGTTCGCCGCGCGAGCCGGGTCCCGCGCCGACGCGCTCGTCGCGGTCTGCTCGGTCCTGCTCGACCCGACCGCCGACGGCGACTTCCTCCCCGCCCTTGCCAGGACGGCCGCGCCGGTCGCCGTGCAGGTGCAGATCTCCGCCGCCACCCTCCTCGGCCTGACCGAGGACCCCGCCCACCTGACCGGCCACGGCCCGATCCCCGCCGACCTCGGCCGCCTGCTCGCCTCCGACGGGACCTGGCAACTCGCCATCACCGACCCCGACGGCAAGCTCCTCGACCTCCACACGCTGCGCTACCAACCCACCGCCGCCCAACGAGCACACGTGACCGCGCTGTGGCTGCACTGCGGCCACCCCACCTGCTCCGTACCCGCGGCCCGCTGCGACGTCGACCACACCGTGCCCTTCAACCACGAAGCTCCAGGCACTGGCGATCCCGACGACCCCGGCGGCGGGCACACCACCTGCCGCAACCTCTGCCCCAGATGCCGGCTCCACCACAACCTCAAGACCTGGTGGGGCTGGACCACCACCCCCCTCCCCGACGGCACCATCGCCCACCGCACCCCGCTCGGCCGCATCTACGAAGCACGACCAGAACCACAACCCTGCGCCGCCTGA
- a CDS encoding NuoB/complex I 20 kDa subunit family protein → MGLEEKMPSGFALTTVEALAGYMRKASLWPATFGLACCAIEMMTFGGPKYDSSRFGMEVFRASPRQADLMIVAGRVSNKMAPVLRQIYDQMSNPKWVIAMGVCASSGGMFNNYAIVQGVDHIVPVDIYLPGCPPRPEMLLDAILKLHDKIQHSPLGIDKVRAELKAEQLALAAPPTSAQKGLLR, encoded by the coding sequence GTGGGACTTGAAGAGAAGATGCCGAGCGGCTTCGCGCTCACGACCGTCGAGGCGCTGGCGGGCTACATGCGCAAGGCCTCGCTGTGGCCGGCGACGTTCGGCCTGGCTTGCTGCGCGATCGAGATGATGACGTTCGGCGGCCCGAAGTACGACTCGTCGCGCTTCGGCATGGAGGTCTTCCGCGCCTCGCCGCGCCAGGCCGACCTGATGATCGTCGCGGGCCGCGTGAGCAACAAGATGGCGCCGGTGCTGCGGCAGATCTACGACCAGATGTCCAACCCCAAGTGGGTCATCGCGATGGGCGTCTGCGCGAGCAGCGGCGGGATGTTCAACAACTACGCCATCGTCCAGGGCGTCGACCACATCGTGCCCGTCGACATCTACCTGCCGGGCTGCCCGCCGCGCCCCGAGATGCTGCTCGACGCGATCCTCAAGCTGCACGACAAGATCCAGCACTCGCCGCTCGGCATCGACAAGGTGCGCGCGGAGCTCAAGGCCGAGCAGCTCGCGCTCGCTGCGCCCCCGACCTCGGCCCAGAAGGGCCTGCTGCGATGA